From the genome of Leptolyngbya subtilissima AS-A7, one region includes:
- a CDS encoding DsbA family protein, protein MSDDRSHSSLLVPPSTQDWIQGILGAKVVLVMYGDYQCPRSADVYKLIKGIKREFSSSLGEDYLCFILRHFPQTQIHPHAQRAAQAAVAAAAQGKFWLMSDSLFDHQQRLENGYLIEYANDLGLDMPQFLKELSKQEHVDRINEDIKGGIQSGVTTAPALFINGSRYLGHWNTTELMAAVIAASH, encoded by the coding sequence ATGAGCGACGATCGTAGCCACAGTTCTTTACTTGTACCACCTTCAACTCAAGATTGGATTCAAGGTATTTTGGGTGCCAAGGTCGTGCTGGTGATGTACGGAGACTATCAATGTCCTAGAAGTGCGGACGTTTACAAGCTGATTAAAGGGATCAAACGAGAGTTTAGTTCTTCTTTGGGAGAGGATTATTTATGCTTCATCCTCCGTCATTTTCCGCAAACACAGATTCATCCCCATGCTCAACGGGCGGCCCAAGCAGCCGTTGCCGCCGCCGCCCAAGGAAAGTTTTGGTTAATGAGCGATAGTTTATTTGACCATCAACAAAGGTTGGAGAATGGTTATCTTATCGAGTACGCCAATGATTTGGGGCTTGACATGCCTCAATTTCTCAAAGAGTTGTCTAAACAAGAGCATGTCGATCGCATCAATGAAGACATCAAAGGCGGAATACAGAGCGGAGTAACGACTGCCCCAGCCCTGTTTATCAATGGAAGTCGGTATCTCGGGCACTGGAACACGACGGAGTTGATGGCAGCCGTGATTGCTGCAAGTCATTAA
- a CDS encoding GOLPH3/VPS74 family protein, translating into MQYLSQDLILLALNPQTGKTRFSWYSALDYGLVGSLLLDLVLQGKLEINNDNRVIGAISSNTSNEFLDQRLSEVLASSRPRTARFWVTRWRRRYRGIQTIVLQNLVDLGVLERQEQRILGLFPTQRYFLTDESIQREIVQQVRAAVSEGIGLDSRMAALISLMQASHLSDAVFGPEERPEARSRIKAIAREELVGQAVSKAILTIQATTLGAINGG; encoded by the coding sequence ATGCAATATCTTTCACAGGACTTAATCCTGCTTGCACTCAATCCCCAAACTGGGAAAACTCGCTTCTCTTGGTACTCGGCACTCGACTACGGCTTGGTCGGTTCTTTATTACTAGACTTAGTACTGCAAGGCAAACTTGAGATCAACAACGACAATCGTGTGATCGGTGCGATCTCAAGCAACACAAGCAATGAATTCTTAGATCAACGCCTCAGTGAGGTTCTAGCATCGTCTCGTCCTCGAACTGCAAGGTTCTGGGTGACTCGTTGGAGACGAAGATACAGAGGAATTCAAACAATTGTGTTGCAGAACTTAGTTGATTTAGGTGTTTTAGAACGACAAGAGCAACGCATTCTTGGACTGTTCCCAACGCAGCGATATTTTCTAACCGATGAATCCATTCAACGCGAGATTGTCCAGCAAGTTCGTGCAGCCGTGTCAGAAGGCATTGGACTGGATTCTCGGATGGCAGCATTGATTAGTTTGATGCAAGCCTCTCACCTGAGCGATGCGGTATTCGGACCTGAAGAACGTCCTGAAGCGCGATCGCGAATTAAAGCGATCGCAAGAGAGGAACTGGTCGGGCAAGCAGTTTCAAAGGCAATTTTAACCATTCAAGCAACCACTTTGGGTGCAATCAATGGCGGGTGA
- a CDS encoding PAS domain S-box protein, translating to MITLPGITIHSKIYESLASLVYRGIREQDNCAVIAKVLKQDYPSSQDLTRYRQEYQITRFLNVEGVVKAYSQQDYQRTLVILLEDFGGESLECWMRQQLDFSPMPLPVFLNMAIAITDTLGKIHAAQVIHKDINPGNIVFNPRTGVVKIIDFGIATRFSRTNPTFKSLHLLEGTPAYFSPEQTGRMNRMLDYRTDFYSLGATFYELLTRQLPFPTKDLLELVHSHIARPLTPPHELNATIPQPVSDLILKLMAKNAEDRYQSAWGIKADLERCAHQLTEVGLIEPMPLGLQDVSEQFFIPQKLYGREAKIAALLAAFDRVAGNEGVGKWRSGGEEDITLLPHREMMLVSGYAGIGKTALVQELHKPVTANQGYFISGKFDQFGRNIPYSAIVNALQKLVQQLLSEPDEQVEVWRSRLLTALGNNGQIIIDVIPEIELIIGKQSPIPKVGATEAQNRFNVTFQRFVRAFCAKEHPLVIFLDDLQWIDSATLKLIELILLDEQIQYLFLLGAYRDNELTPTHPLVLTLESLGNQGAVLQEIILAPLTLEPLSQLVAETLHCNPDTVRSLTQVVLRKTEGNPFFVGEFLKLLHSENLLTFDAQQLSWQWNLAEIEAQNITDNVVELLLRQLQKLPKATQQALCIAACVGSEFDLETLAIVCEKSPKAIFQDLLAAIQAGLIQPLSDLDEDLLVQEYEFSHDRVQQAAYALIDESQKQVVHLQIGGNLLEKTSPEQRPDRLFEIIDHLNQGLELVTARSERTEIAKLNLMAGQKAKTATAYEAAFKYFTIGLKLLNSEGWQSEYDLTLALYSEAAEAAYLQGRFDEMEQLVEVVLDRAKTVLDKVQVYDSRIQGYLSQGNLKETLKTGLEALKLLGIDLIENPSQADIQKELGSTAALLAQREIEDLINLPEMTALEPLAAMSILASMRSAAFIRSPALFMLITCKTVNLSINYGNAVWSSLFYAGYGFILCGVVQDIEFGYEFGKLALSLAERLNTRGNARTLMFSNVHIMHWKLHLRNTIPMLADAYQDGVKTGDFEAAGYAAYCVCYYSFFAGEELTQLEQKTAAYSKAVDQIRRESPSAWIAIVWQTILNLQDRTENPSRLVGRVCNEEQALSHAIAVKDGTAIQMLYLHKIMLCYLFGEHHQAEQIAILARQHFEDVTAITVLPIFCFYHSLALLSLSPDVSNSEKTAWLSCVSSNQEKMQKWASHAPMNYLHKFYLVEAEKARVSGQFFEAEELYERAIAGAAENEYIQEEALAYELAAKHYLARGREKFAQTYMKEAHYCYDRWGAAAKVKDLENRYPQFFCQSPKAASTSIPIIAETITNPSHTAFDLAAVMKASQAISREIELKQLLRSLMQTLIENAGAQTGYLILENSGEWSIEAACELSTDESACATQVLQSIPIADQLPESIIQYVIRTLKPVTLNDATREGAFINEPYIQQNQPQSVFCLPLLNQAKLVGVLYLENRLATGVFTPERSQVLQLLSTQAAIAIENANLYSELQAKESKITQFLEAIPVGIAIVDATGCPYYANQCSNQLLGKETDTSIAPEQLSEAYQLYVAGTDQIYPPESLPNVRALRGERIRTEDIEIRRDHVTILLEARGTPVFDQQGNITHAIATFQDITERKQTEKLLADYNCTLEQQIAERTAALQRSEAKFRTIFENSQVGIYRTRLSDGLILDANQRFANLYGFDSPEEIIGIEHTAGYYVNPSDRQQFLEMLKRDGEVRNFEAQVRKRDETLFWVLFSSYLNAADGYIEGVVVDISDRKQAEAALRQSEANYSNLLQTANSVIICYDTQGRIRYINDYGVKLLGYEEHEIVGRTLFETIIPEAELSGRDVRPMVHDLLHNPQSYPQGESENLCRDGRRVWMSWSNQAIFNDQGDVVEILSVGSDTTQRKQAEEALQRSEAKFRNIFENSQVGIYRTRLSDGLILNANRCLANLLGFDSPEEIIGLEHSIDYFVNPNDRQHAIEVMKRDGEMRSYEVQMRKRDGTLFWGLTSSYLNASDGYVEGVVADISDRKQAEVALQMSEERLRLALTASNQGLFDHNIKTEEIVVNPEYALMLGYDPAIFHETKSRWIESLHPDDRESMVAICNAFNTGEVPSYRAEYRLRTRDGQWKWILSVGKIVAWNESGEPIRSLGVYTDIDDYKRAEAALQASEAELRALFSAIPDPLCVYNAEGQVIDAIPGNPSYGEEYIKEYIGKTLHQLYAKEQADEFLNYIQQVVKTQQVLTVEYTECQWMAGRKVWFSARIAPLPHEQVIWLARDITLQKQAEAASILEERNRMAREIHDTLAQSFTGILAQVGAAKQVLTDDVEATQAHLDLIKELARTGLAEARRSVVALRPQLLEEGSLQSALHRLVAQIRTAAMNTTLYYEIEGTVYSLPTEVENNLLRMGQEALTNAIKHANADEIRVELVYDRDQVCLRVQDNGQGFGVGNIPASEGFGLLGMSERAERIGAQLTIRSQPGQGTEIIVTVNP from the coding sequence ATGATTACCCTGCCTGGAATTACTATCCACAGCAAAATTTATGAGAGCTTAGCTTCTTTGGTGTATCGGGGCATCAGAGAGCAAGATAACTGTGCAGTGATTGCCAAAGTTCTCAAGCAGGATTATCCCTCTTCTCAGGATTTAACTCGCTATCGGCAGGAGTATCAAATTACTCGATTTCTCAATGTTGAAGGCGTAGTCAAGGCATACAGCCAGCAAGACTACCAGCGCACGCTGGTGATTCTTTTGGAAGACTTTGGTGGAGAGTCTTTAGAATGCTGGATGCGGCAACAATTAGACTTCTCTCCCATGCCGCTGCCGGTTTTTTTGAATATGGCGATCGCCATTACTGATACTCTAGGCAAAATTCATGCGGCTCAGGTCATCCATAAAGATATTAATCCTGGCAACATTGTCTTTAATCCGAGGACTGGCGTTGTCAAAATCATTGATTTTGGCATTGCCACTCGCTTCAGTCGCACCAATCCCACATTCAAAAGTCTCCATCTTCTAGAAGGAACCCCCGCCTATTTTTCGCCAGAGCAAACCGGACGAATGAACCGGATGCTCGACTATCGCACCGACTTTTATTCACTGGGTGCAACCTTCTACGAACTGTTGACGAGACAATTACCGTTTCCCACTAAAGATCTCCTAGAGCTAGTCCACAGCCACATTGCCAGACCGCTGACTCCTCCGCATGAATTGAACGCAACAATTCCCCAACCTGTTTCAGATCTTATTTTGAAACTGATGGCAAAGAATGCGGAAGATCGCTATCAAAGTGCTTGGGGCATCAAAGCAGATTTAGAACGCTGTGCCCATCAACTGACAGAAGTGGGTTTAATTGAACCTATGCCATTGGGTCTGCAAGATGTTTCCGAGCAGTTCTTCATTCCTCAAAAACTGTATGGGCGAGAAGCGAAGATTGCAGCATTATTGGCGGCGTTCGACAGGGTGGCAGGAAATGAGGGAGTAGGGAAATGGAGAAGTGGGGGAGAAGAAGACATTACCCTACTACCGCATCGTGAAATGATGCTGGTCTCCGGTTATGCTGGCATCGGCAAAACGGCATTGGTGCAGGAACTCCATAAACCGGTCACAGCAAACCAAGGCTATTTTATCTCTGGTAAATTTGACCAATTTGGGCGCAACATTCCCTACAGCGCTATTGTGAATGCCCTGCAAAAGTTAGTGCAGCAACTCTTGAGCGAACCAGATGAGCAGGTGGAAGTGTGGCGATCGCGCCTGCTGACTGCTCTGGGCAACAACGGACAAATCATCATTGATGTCATCCCCGAGATTGAGTTAATCATTGGCAAGCAGTCGCCTATACCCAAAGTTGGAGCAACTGAGGCACAGAACCGCTTCAATGTCACGTTTCAAAGATTTGTGCGGGCGTTTTGTGCCAAAGAGCATCCCCTAGTGATTTTTTTAGACGATCTACAGTGGATCGATTCTGCGACTTTGAAGTTAATCGAACTCATCTTACTTGATGAGCAAATCCAGTATCTGTTTTTGCTCGGAGCCTACCGAGATAACGAACTGACTCCAACGCATCCGTTGGTCTTAACGCTAGAGAGCCTGGGAAACCAGGGAGCAGTACTTCAGGAAATCATCCTGGCTCCCTTAACGCTGGAACCGTTGAGTCAACTGGTGGCTGAGACATTACATTGTAATCCTGATACCGTTCGTTCCTTAACCCAAGTCGTGTTGCGTAAAACCGAGGGCAACCCTTTCTTTGTTGGTGAATTTTTGAAGCTGCTGCATAGCGAAAACCTGTTGACCTTTGATGCCCAACAGTTGAGCTGGCAGTGGAACCTAGCTGAGATTGAAGCTCAAAATATCACGGATAATGTGGTGGAGTTGCTGCTGCGTCAGTTGCAGAAATTGCCGAAAGCAACACAGCAAGCTCTTTGCATCGCGGCTTGTGTTGGGTCTGAGTTTGATTTAGAAACGTTGGCGATCGTTTGCGAAAAATCACCGAAAGCAATTTTTCAGGATCTACTAGCAGCAATACAAGCGGGCTTAATTCAACCGCTGTCTGACCTGGACGAAGATTTGTTAGTTCAAGAGTATGAGTTTTCGCACGATCGCGTTCAGCAAGCGGCTTATGCTTTGATTGATGAATCGCAGAAACAAGTAGTTCATCTCCAAATCGGTGGCAATTTGCTCGAAAAAACTTCACCAGAGCAACGACCCGATCGGTTGTTTGAAATCATCGATCATCTTAATCAAGGACTTGAGCTAGTCACTGCTCGATCAGAACGAACTGAAATTGCCAAATTGAATTTAATGGCAGGTCAGAAAGCAAAAACAGCAACGGCTTATGAAGCAGCTTTTAAGTATTTCACTATAGGGCTTAAACTCCTCAATTCAGAGGGTTGGCAGAGTGAGTATGACCTCACCTTAGCGCTGTACTCAGAAGCAGCAGAAGCGGCATATCTCCAGGGTCGCTTTGATGAGATGGAACAGTTGGTAGAAGTGGTACTTGATCGCGCTAAGACAGTACTTGACAAAGTGCAGGTTTACGATAGCAGAATTCAAGGATATTTGTCACAGGGTAACCTAAAAGAAACACTAAAAACTGGATTGGAAGCGTTAAAGCTCTTGGGAATAGATTTAATAGAAAATCCAAGTCAGGCAGATATTCAAAAGGAATTGGGGTCAACGGCTGCACTACTTGCTCAACGAGAAATCGAAGACTTGATTAATTTACCAGAGATGACTGCACTAGAACCGCTGGCAGCTATGTCAATTCTGGCGAGTATGAGGTCTGCTGCATTTATCAGGTCACCAGCACTATTCATGCTGATTACTTGCAAAACGGTAAATTTATCAATCAACTACGGGAATGCTGTCTGGTCATCACTGTTTTATGCTGGCTACGGGTTTATTCTATGTGGAGTTGTTCAAGACATTGAATTCGGTTATGAGTTCGGCAAATTGGCTCTCAGTTTGGCAGAACGACTGAATACCAGAGGAAATGCTAGAACCTTAATGTTTTCAAATGTCCATATCATGCACTGGAAGTTGCATCTTAGGAACACAATACCCATGCTGGCTGATGCCTATCAGGATGGAGTGAAAACTGGAGACTTTGAAGCTGCTGGTTATGCTGCATATTGCGTGTGCTATTACTCGTTTTTTGCTGGAGAAGAACTCACCCAACTGGAACAAAAAACAGCAGCCTACAGCAAAGCGGTTGACCAAATTAGACGAGAAAGTCCCTCGGCTTGGATTGCAATAGTGTGGCAGACTATCCTTAATTTGCAAGATAGGACTGAGAATCCCAGTCGCTTGGTTGGTCGGGTGTGTAATGAAGAACAGGCGTTATCACACGCTATTGCAGTTAAAGATGGAACTGCAATCCAAATGCTCTATTTGCACAAAATCATGTTGTGTTATCTATTTGGAGAACACCATCAAGCTGAACAGATTGCTATTTTGGCAAGGCAACATTTTGAAGATGTGACAGCAATAACAGTTCTACCTATATTCTGTTTCTATCATTCTCTGGCGCTTTTGAGCCTATCGCCTGATGTTTCAAACTCTGAAAAAACAGCTTGGCTAAGTTGTGTTAGCTCCAACCAAGAAAAGATGCAAAAGTGGGCGAGTCATGCCCCAATGAATTATTTACATAAATTTTATTTAGTCGAAGCAGAAAAAGCGCGAGTCTCAGGACAATTTTTTGAGGCCGAGGAACTTTATGAACGAGCGATCGCAGGTGCTGCTGAAAATGAGTATATCCAAGAAGAAGCATTAGCTTATGAATTAGCGGCAAAACATTATCTAGCGCGAGGTCGGGAAAAGTTTGCTCAGACCTACATGAAAGAAGCGCACTATTGCTACGATCGCTGGGGCGCAGCCGCTAAAGTTAAAGACTTAGAAAACCGCTATCCACAGTTCTTTTGTCAGTCGCCTAAAGCCGCTTCCACATCAATTCCTATTATCGCTGAAACTATCACTAATCCCTCGCATACTGCTTTTGATTTGGCAGCAGTGATGAAAGCTTCACAGGCGATTTCTCGTGAAATTGAACTGAAGCAACTGCTGCGATCACTGATGCAAACTTTAATTGAGAATGCTGGCGCACAAACCGGATATCTGATTTTAGAAAATTCAGGAGAATGGTCGATTGAAGCGGCTTGTGAACTCAGTACCGATGAAAGTGCTTGTGCGACTCAGGTGTTACAGTCTATTCCAATTGCCGATCAATTGCCAGAATCAATCATTCAATATGTGATTCGGACTCTAAAGCCTGTCACCTTAAACGATGCGACTCGTGAAGGTGCTTTTATTAATGAGCCATACATTCAACAGAACCAGCCTCAATCTGTTTTCTGTTTGCCCCTGCTGAATCAAGCCAAGCTGGTCGGTGTATTGTATTTAGAAAATCGGTTAGCAACTGGAGTATTTACACCAGAGCGATCGCAGGTCTTGCAGCTATTATCGACTCAAGCCGCGATCGCTATCGAAAATGCCAACCTTTACTCAGAACTGCAGGCTAAGGAAAGCAAGATCACCCAGTTCCTTGAAGCGATTCCGGTGGGAATTGCGATCGTGGATGCAACGGGTTGCCCTTACTATGCCAACCAATGCAGCAATCAACTCTTGGGCAAAGAAACTGATACTTCTATAGCACCGGAGCAACTCTCAGAGGCTTATCAGCTTTATGTAGCGGGGACGGATCAAATCTATCCACCGGAGAGCCTGCCTAATGTGCGGGCATTAAGAGGCGAACGCATCAGGACTGAAGATATAGAAATTCGTCGAGATCATGTCACAATTCTACTTGAGGCACGGGGAACACCAGTTTTTGATCAACAGGGCAATATCACTCATGCGATCGCTACCTTTCAGGACATTACAGAGCGCAAACAAACCGAGAAACTCCTAGCCGACTACAACTGCACTTTAGAGCAACAGATCGCAGAACGAACTGCTGCGTTACAACGCAGTGAAGCTAAGTTCCGAACTATCTTTGAAAACTCGCAGGTTGGCATCTACCGAACCCGCCTCTCGGATGGATTAATTCTCGATGCCAATCAACGCTTTGCCAATCTGTATGGCTTTGACTCACCAGAGGAGATCATTGGGATTGAACACACCGCAGGCTACTATGTCAATCCCAGCGATCGCCAACAATTCCTTGAGATGCTGAAGCGGGATGGGGAAGTGCGAAACTTTGAAGCCCAGGTGCGGAAACGAGATGAGACATTGTTTTGGGTACTTTTCTCTTCTTATCTGAATGCAGCCGATGGATACATCGAAGGGGTGGTTGTAGATATTAGCGACCGCAAACAAGCAGAAGCCGCATTACGGCAAAGTGAAGCGAACTACTCCAACCTGTTACAAACTGCGAATTCCGTCATCATTTGCTATGACACGCAAGGACGAATTCGATACATCAACGATTATGGGGTGAAACTTCTAGGTTATGAAGAACATGAGATTGTAGGGCGAACCTTATTTGAAACCATCATTCCAGAAGCCGAACTCTCTGGACGCGATGTGAGACCCATGGTCCACGATTTACTTCATAATCCTCAATCGTACCCGCAAGGCGAGAGTGAAAACCTGTGTCGAGACGGACGGCGAGTTTGGATGTCCTGGTCGAATCAAGCCATCTTCAATGACCAGGGAGATGTCGTTGAAATCTTATCGGTGGGCAGTGACACCACCCAGCGCAAACAAGCAGAAGAGGCATTACAACGCAGTGAGGCCAAGTTCCGCAATATCTTTGAAAACTCGCAGGTTGGCATCTACCGAACCCGCCTCTCGGATGGATTAATTCTCAATGCCAATCGATGCCTTGCTAACCTGTTGGGCTTTGATTCACCAGAGGAGATCATTGGGCTAGAACACAGCATTGACTATTTTGTAAATCCCAACGATCGCCAACACGCCATTGAGGTGATGAAGCGGGATGGGGAAATGCGAAGCTATGAAGTCCAGATGCGAAAACGAGATGGGACACTGTTCTGGGGACTTACCTCTTCTTATCTAAATGCATCCGATGGATACGTCGAAGGGGTGGTTGCGGATATTAGCGATCGCAAACAAGCAGAAGTCGCTCTACAAATGAGTGAAGAACGACTACGCTTAGCATTAACCGCTTCAAATCAAGGACTCTTTGATCACAATATCAAAACTGAAGAAATCGTGGTTAACCCAGAATACGCTTTAATGCTGGGCTACGATCCGGCAATATTTCACGAGACCAAATCTAGGTGGATTGAGAGTTTGCATCCTGATGACAGAGAATCAATGGTTGCAATTTGCAATGCTTTTAATACTGGAGAAGTCCCCAGCTATCGAGCAGAGTATCGCCTGCGTACCCGGGATGGTCAGTGGAAATGGATTCTTTCTGTCGGCAAAATTGTTGCCTGGAATGAATCCGGTGAACCCATCCGATCGTTGGGAGTTTATACGGATATCGACGATTACAAACGGGCAGAAGCCGCGCTGCAAGCCTCTGAAGCAGAACTGCGAGCGCTCTTCTCAGCCATTCCCGATCCGCTGTGTGTTTACAATGCTGAAGGGCAAGTGATCGACGCAATCCCAGGAAATCCATCCTATGGAGAGGAGTATATAAAGGAATATATTGGTAAAACACTGCATCAACTCTATGCCAAGGAACAAGCTGATGAATTCCTGAATTATATTCAGCAGGTGGTGAAAACCCAACAAGTACTCACCGTTGAATACACTGAATGCCAGTGGATGGCTGGACGAAAAGTTTGGTTTTCGGCTCGCATTGCCCCGCTTCCGCACGAACAGGTGATTTGGCTGGCGCGAGACATTACGCTGCAAAAGCAAGCAGAAGCAGCCTCAATTTTGGAAGAACGCAACCGCATGGCACGCGAGATTCACGACACACTCGCTCAGTCGTTTACAGGCATTCTGGCTCAGGTAGGAGCGGCAAAACAGGTGCTAACGGATGATGTAGAAGCAACTCAGGCGCATCTAGACCTGATCAAAGAATTGGCGCGAACTGGACTGGCTGAAGCGAGGCGATCGGTCGTGGCGCTCCGTCCTCAGCTTTTGGAGGAGGGCAGTTTACAGAGTGCTCTACATCGTCTTGTCGCTCAAATCAGAACTGCCGCAATGAATACCACTTTGTATTATGAGATTGAAGGTACAGTGTATTCTCTACCGACTGAAGTCGAGAATAACTTACTACGGATGGGGCAGGAAGCATTAACCAATGCGATTAAACATGCCAATGCTGACGAAATTCGAGTGGAGCTAGTCTACGATCGCGATCAGGTTTGCTTGCGCGTGCAAGACAATGGGCAGGGTTTTGGGGTCGGGAATATTCCAGCCTCTGAGGGTTTTGGCTTACTCGGCATGAGCGAACGGGCAGAGCGCATCGGCGCACAACTGACGATTAGGAGTCAACCTGGACAGGGAACAGAGATTATTGTCACCGTCAACCCTTGA
- a CDS encoding CPBP family intramembrane glutamic endopeptidase, giving the protein MPLALVLTAIQTTTEELFFRGYIVQGASLVWTNRVFLALVPAVIFTLPHLLNPEAITGGWLTVFFNYFLVPGLVWTVVSLIDGTTELAIGVHFANNIGGSLLMGVAGNAVNASVLFTVSKFHATYTALSILVVVPVFLAIAYGVFKRKTLTRFPKPREDRG; this is encoded by the coding sequence GTGCCACTGGCACTGGTCTTGACCGCGATCCAGACCACCACAGAGGAGCTTTTCTTTCGCGGCTACATTGTGCAGGGCGCGAGCCTTGTTTGGACGAACCGCGTCTTTCTGGCGCTGGTGCCAGCCGTGATCTTTACCCTGCCGCATCTCCTCAACCCAGAGGCGATCACGGGCGGCTGGCTCACGGTCTTCTTCAACTACTTCCTCGTTCCGGGTCTGGTGTGGACCGTGGTCTCGTTGATTGACGGAACCACCGAACTCGCCATTGGCGTACACTTCGCGAACAACATCGGCGGCAGTCTCTTGATGGGCGTAGCCGGAAACGCCGTGAACGCATCGGTTCTGTTCACAGTCAGCAAGTTCCACGCGACCTACACGGCACTATCGATACTGGTTGTAGTACCCGTGTTTCTGGCGATCGCCTATGGAGTGTTCAAGCGTAAGACCCTAACCCGTTTTCCAAAGCCACGGGAAGATCGTGGGTGA
- a CDS encoding AraC family transcriptional regulator: protein MLTTTTPTVEANYKGLTHTRLQQVLDYIQTHLDRELSLAELAEVINVSSTYFASLFKQTTGISPHQYVIKQRVERAKVMLKKTDFAISDIALQVGFSSQSHLTQQFKRITGMTPKQIR from the coding sequence ATGCTGACAACTACAACGCCAACCGTTGAAGCCAATTACAAAGGCTTAACACATACCCGATTGCAGCAAGTACTTGACTATATTCAGACTCACCTCGATCGAGAATTATCACTGGCTGAACTTGCAGAAGTGATCAACGTTAGTTCGACCTATTTTGCGAGTTTGTTTAAGCAAACAACGGGAATTTCGCCCCATCAGTACGTGATTAAACAGCGCGTGGAACGAGCAAAAGTAATGTTGAAGAAGACGGATTTTGCGATCTCCGACATTGCTCTACAAGTCGGCTTCTCCAGCCAAAGTCATCTGACACAACAATTTAAGCGCATTACGGGAATGACCCCAAAACAGATTCGCTAG
- a CDS encoding ester cyclase — MVKEQTVDGQANLQATTNLTPAQEFLQVLWEEHLQYEFGTHSTEDALATMVEDAYVNHIPVMIGGVGKPALREFYSKYLIPQMPPDMELTLISRTIGTDQLVDEMVAKFTHTVWMEWILPGVAPTGKRVEVPVVAIIRFRDGKIAYQHIYWDQASVLVQVGLLDPGTLPVVGVDSARKVIDPNLPSNTLIERD; from the coding sequence ATGGTCAAAGAGCAAACTGTAGACGGGCAAGCAAATTTACAAGCAACTACCAATTTGACACCAGCCCAAGAGTTTTTGCAAGTACTTTGGGAAGAGCATTTACAGTACGAGTTTGGCACTCACAGTACTGAAGATGCCCTCGCTACAATGGTTGAAGATGCTTACGTTAACCACATCCCGGTAATGATTGGGGGAGTCGGGAAACCAGCACTGCGCGAGTTTTATTCCAAATACCTCATTCCACAGATGCCGCCGGACATGGAGCTGACCCTGATCTCGCGCACAATCGGGACCGATCAACTCGTGGATGAAATGGTGGCTAAGTTCACTCATACTGTTTGGATGGAATGGATATTACCCGGCGTTGCTCCAACTGGGAAACGGGTTGAAGTGCCAGTAGTTGCGATTATTCGGTTTCGTGACGGCAAAATAGCCTACCAACACATTTACTGGGATCAGGCAAGTGTATTGGTTCAAGTCGGCTTGCTCGATCCGGGTACACTTCCCGTCGTGGGCGTTGACAGTGCGCGTAAGGTGATCGACCCCAACTTACCTTCAAACACATTAATCGAGCGCGACTAA
- a CDS encoding response regulator gives MSQATTIRVLIADDHAIFRQGLATIINHDPDMQVIAQAENGEQAIALFGEHQPDITLMDLRMPEVEGVAAIGAICAAAKSARIIVLTTYDSDEDIYRGLQAGAKGYLLKETEPAELLNAIRTVHRGQKYIPPDVGAKLVQRLSNPELSERELEVLRSLAQGMSNADIAAALSIGEGTVKSHVNRILNKLDVSDRTQAVIVAVKRGIVSL, from the coding sequence ATGAGCCAAGCCACGACCATTCGGGTTTTGATTGCGGACGATCACGCCATTTTTCGGCAAGGATTAGCCACGATTATCAACCATGACCCGGATATGCAGGTAATTGCTCAAGCTGAAAATGGGGAACAGGCGATCGCTCTATTTGGGGAACACCAACCGGATATCACGCTGATGGATCTGCGAATGCCGGAAGTGGAAGGAGTTGCCGCCATCGGTGCAATTTGTGCTGCTGCTAAATCGGCTCGGATTATTGTACTAACCACATATGACAGTGACGAAGATATTTACCGGGGATTGCAGGCAGGCGCAAAAGGATACCTGTTGAAAGAAACTGAACCTGCCGAGCTTCTAAATGCCATTCGTACCGTTCATCGGGGTCAGAAGTATATTCCGCCCGATGTGGGCGCAAAGTTGGTACAGCGCCTCAGCAATCCAGAACTAAGTGAAAGAGAACTAGAAGTACTCCGCTCACTGGCACAGGGTATGAGTAACGCCGATATTGCGGCTGCTTTGAGCATCGGTGAAGGTACTGTCAAATCCCACGTCAATCGGATTTTGAATAAGCTAGATGTTAGCGATCGCACCCAAGCTGTGATTGTTGCCGTTAAGCGCGGTATTGTCAGTTTGTAG